GCGAGCGTCATGCCGCCGGACACAGCCGTGGTTGACGCGCTCGGCCCCTGCGCGTGGACAGGCGATATGGTCGCGCCGGCGGTCGCCGTTTCATCGGCAGGCGGCGAAGTCGCTGGCGGCGAAGGCTCGGGCGACATGTCGGCGCCCACGCTTTTTGTCGGCGCGGCAAAGCGGCGACGCTCGTCTGGGTCGGACTGGCCGATCACGACCGCTCCGACCCAGAGGAGCGAGGCGGCGACCAGCCCTACGGCCCAGCCCTCATGCGCCCAGATCGATCGATGCCGCGCCAACGCGCCGAGCGCGGCGCCAATAATCAAAGCGGCATAGGCCGCGAGCGCGCCCTCGACCAAAGGCGCGGCGGCGTCGAGCGCGCCGAGACGAACGACAAGCACGCCGACGCCGAAAGCGAGCGCGGTCCACACCAGCCAGCGGGCGACGATGCCGTTTTCGGGCGCGCGCCGAGTCAATGCCCCGGCGGCGGCGCCGATGGCGAAACAGGCGAGAAGCCATGGCCAGAGGCGAGAAAATTCAACAAGCACGCGCCGACCCTAACGGGCTGGAGGCGTCTCTCCAAGACTTAAAGGCGTCGTTCCGAGACTTAAACGCGCATCGGCATCAAGACGTAGAGCGCGGTGGCCCCGTCGCGGTCCTGCACCAGCGTCGGCGAGCCGGGGTCGGCGAGCTTGAACAGCGCCGTGTCGCTGTCGAGCTGCTGGGTGATGTCCAGGAGGTAGCGGGCGTTGAAGCCGATATCGAGCGGCGGCCCGTCATAGTCGGCTTCGAGCTCCTCCACCGCCGAGCCCTGGTCCGGATTGGTGACGGACAGCACGAGCTTGCTCTCGGTGAGCGAGAGCTTGACGGCGCGTCCGCGCTCGGAGGAGATCGTCGAGACGCGATCGACCGCCTTGGCGAAGACGTCGCGCTCGACGGTGAGCCGCTTGTCGTTGCCGGCGGGAATGACGCGCCCGTAATCGGGGAACGTGCCGTCGATCAGTTTCGTCGTCAGCAACGCGTCGCCGAAGGTGAAGCGCATCTTGTTGATCGAAAGCTCGACTGAAACCTCACCTTGCGCATCCTCGATGAGACGCTGCACTTCGGTGACAGCCTTGCGCGGCAGGATGACGCCCGGCATGCCCGCGCTGCCTTCAGGCGCCGGAAGCTCCAGCCGCGCCAGACGATGGCCGTCGGTCGCGACGGCCCGGAGCATCGGCAGGCCCTCGACGTCAAGCGTGTGGAGATAGATGCCGTTGAGGTAATAGCGCGTCTCTTCGGAAGAGATGGCGAACTGCGTCTTTTCGATCAGCCGCTTGAGATCCGCCGGCGCGAGCGCGAACTTATGGCTGAAGTCGCCGGAGGTGACGTCGGGAAAGTCGCTTTCGGGGAGACTCGAGAGGTTGAACCGCGAACGCCCGGAGCGCAGCGTCAGCTGTCCGGCGTCGCCCGTCGTCTCCAAAGAGACCTGCGCGCCCTCCGGCAGTTTGCGCACGATGTCATAGAGCGTATGCGCCGGCAGCGTCGTCGCGCCGGGTTGGGAGACCTCCGCCGGGGTCTTCTCGGTAATTTCCAGATCGAGATCGGTGGCCTTGAGCGTCAGCGCGCCGTCCGCGGCGGAGAGCAGCACATTCGCCAGGATCGGAATGGTCGTGCGTCGCTCCACCACGCGGTGAACATGGCCGAGCGCCCGCAACAGCGCCGCTCTCTCGATGGTGACCTTCATCGCCGGGAAATCCGTCCGCATATTATTCTTGCGGCGCGGCAGGTCGCCGCGTCGGGGCGGAGACTTTGGCGCGGCAGGACGCGAAGCGCAAGGGCGGGGCGATATTCTCGCCCGCTATTGTGCATAAGTGTCGGCTCTCAGCTCAGCCAAGCTGCCGGGTCGCGCATGCCGTGAACGATCGCGATCAGCTTGGCGCCATCCGGCTGAGGCTCGTAAATGATCAGGTAGCGGCCTTCGACCAGAATCCGTGCAGTTGGACTAAGTTCCGGTCGCGGCGCGCCCATGCGCGGATTTTCGGCGGCAAGATGCGCCTTTTTCATCATGCGGCGAAAAAGCTTGTCCGCCGCGGCGGCATTGTCCATGGCGATCGTCGCCCAAATTTCAAAAAGGTCCGCTTCCGCGCGAGGCGTCAGCGTGAGTTTAGCCACGCGCCGCGGCTTTTTTCCGGAACTCCTTCAGCAGATCCTCCGCGCCTATCTCGCGGGCATCGCCGCTGGCAAGGCCCGCGTCATAAGCCTTCTTCAGGCGCGCCAATTCAAGCGCGCGCAAATCCTCGCGCTGCTCCCATAGGCGAAGCGCGTCGCGCAAGACCTCGCTGTTCGAGGCGTAAGCGCCTGTGTCGACCGCCTTTTTAATTCGGCTCGCCTGCTGCTGCGAAAGCGAGATCGTCATGGTTCGCATGGGATTATCCTCTCCAATCAGATTATCGGATTTTGTTAAATTTTCACAAGATCTCATGACATACAGCTCCGCTCTCTCTTTAACCGGCCCTTAAACGGCCTTCGTTACGCTTCATCAGGCACTTCGGCCCGTGCGGCGGCGACAGGCGAGCAACCCGATGGCGCGCATCGATAAGCGTCGCGAACCGCGGTTCGACGACGACGAAGACGGCGAATTGCGCGCCGAGCGCCGTCCGCCGCCCCGTCCGCGCCCGCGCAAAAAATCGCGGCGCTCGCGCTCGCTCTTTGGCGCGCTCATCTACTGGAGCTTCACGCTGGCGCTCTGGGGGGCCATCGCCGGAGGCGGCCTCGCCGTCTATTACGGCTCGCGCCTGCCGCCGATTGATCAGCTGGCGGTGCCTAAGCGCCCGCCCAATATCGCCATCCTCGACGCGACCGGCGAGCTTCTCGCCAACCGCGGCGACACGGGCGGCGCGGCGGTCCGGCTCGCGGACCTCCCGCCCTATGTCCCGAAGGCCTTCATCGCCATCGAGGATCGCCGCTTCTATTCGCATTGGGGGGTCGATCCGATCGGCATCGGCCGCGCCATCGTTCGCAACGTCACAGGGCGCGGCGGCATGCAGGGCGGCTCGACCCTGACGCAGCAGCTCGCCAAAAACCTGTTCCTGACCCAGGAGCGAACCATCTCGCGCAAGATCCAGGAGGCGATCCTCGCGCTTTGGCTCGAGCACAAATATTCCAAGGACCAGATCCTCGAACTCTATCTCAACCGTGTCTATTTCGGGTCCGGCGCCTATGGCGTCGAAGCCGCGGCCGAGCGCTATTTCGGCCATGGCGCGAAAACCATCACTTTGTCTGAAGCCGCCGTCCTCGCCGGGCTGATGAAGGCGCCGAGCAAGCTTGCGCCGGATCGCAATCCGGAGGGAGCGGCCGAGCGCGCGGCGCAAGTGATCGCCGCCATGGCGCAGGAAGGCCATATCACCGAGGCGATGGCGAAGGCCGCGCTCTCGCATCCGGCGCGCGCCCGCCAGGATATCGGCGGCGGGTCGATCAATTACGCGGCCGATTATGTCATGGACATGCTCGACGACACGATCGGGGCCATCGACCAGGATATCGTCGTCACGACGACAATCGACGCGCGCATGGAGATGGCGGCGGAAGGCGCGCTCAAACAAGAGCTCGAAGAGAAAGGCGCCAAATTCGGCGTCGCCCAGGGCGCGCTCGTCGCCCTCGATCCGACCGGCGCGATTCGCGCGCTCGTCGGCGGGCGCGACTATTCGGCCAGCCAGTTCAATCGCGCGGTCTCCGCGAAACGCCAGCCAGGCTCCGCCTTCAAACCCTTTGTCTATCTGACGGGGCTCGAACAGGGACTTACCCCTGAGTCCGTACGCGAGGATGGTCCGCTCGACGTCAAAGGCTGGCGGCCCGAAAACTACAGTCATCAGTATCTTGGACCCGTCACGCTCACCAAGGCGCTGTCGCTGTCGCTCAACACCGTCGCCGTGCGCGTCGGCCTGGAAGTCGGCCCCAAGGCCGTGGCCAAGACCGCGCATCGCCTCGGCGTCCAGTCCGACCTGCAGGCCAACGCCTCGA
This window of the Methylocystis hirsuta genome carries:
- a CDS encoding transglycosylase domain-containing protein, encoding MARIDKRREPRFDDDEDGELRAERRPPPRPRPRKKSRRSRSLFGALIYWSFTLALWGAIAGGGLAVYYGSRLPPIDQLAVPKRPPNIAILDATGELLANRGDTGGAAVRLADLPPYVPKAFIAIEDRRFYSHWGVDPIGIGRAIVRNVTGRGGMQGGSTLTQQLAKNLFLTQERTISRKIQEAILALWLEHKYSKDQILELYLNRVYFGSGAYGVEAAAERYFGHGAKTITLSEAAVLAGLMKAPSKLAPDRNPEGAAERAAQVIAAMAQEGHITEAMAKAALSHPARARQDIGGGSINYAADYVMDMLDDTIGAIDQDIVVTTTIDARMEMAAEGALKQELEEKGAKFGVAQGALVALDPTGAIRALVGGRDYSASQFNRAVSAKRQPGSAFKPFVYLTGLEQGLTPESVREDGPLDVKGWRPENYSHQYLGPVTLTKALSLSLNTVAVRVGLEVGPKAVAKTAHRLGVQSDLQANASIALGTSEVTPLELVAAYAPFANGGIGVQPHVILKVKTAAGKTLYQRRSASLGRVIAPQYVAMMNDMMRETLLTGTARKAELPGWDAAGKTGTSQDFRDAWFVGYTGRLVAGVWLGNDDNSPTKKASGGNLPVEIWSRFMSVALKGQPVAGLPSGAWRSENIALPEEIAKPMDDLIGLFTGESRPAPRPQSARTAPAPRPPAPIPADSPERPALAEASPAPRDAPPRSPPRAIDDLLPPEDIPTVGSIERPRQRRGPSERSVFEQLFGGG
- the dnaN gene encoding DNA polymerase III subunit beta codes for the protein MKVTIERAALLRALGHVHRVVERRTTIPILANVLLSAADGALTLKATDLDLEITEKTPAEVSQPGATTLPAHTLYDIVRKLPEGAQVSLETTGDAGQLTLRSGRSRFNLSSLPESDFPDVTSGDFSHKFALAPADLKRLIEKTQFAISSEETRYYLNGIYLHTLDVEGLPMLRAVATDGHRLARLELPAPEGSAGMPGVILPRKAVTEVQRLIEDAQGEVSVELSINKMRFTFGDALLTTKLIDGTFPDYGRVIPAGNDKRLTVERDVFAKAVDRVSTISSERGRAVKLSLTESKLVLSVTNPDQGSAVEELEADYDGPPLDIGFNARYLLDITQQLDSDTALFKLADPGSPTLVQDRDGATALYVLMPMRV
- a CDS encoding type II toxin-antitoxin system ParD family antitoxin; protein product: MRTMTISLSQQQASRIKKAVDTGAYASNSEVLRDALRLWEQREDLRALELARLKKAYDAGLASGDAREIGAEDLLKEFRKKAAARG
- a CDS encoding type II toxin-antitoxin system RelE/ParE family toxin, giving the protein MAKLTLTPRAEADLFEIWATIAMDNAAAADKLFRRMMKKAHLAAENPRMGAPRPELSPTARILVEGRYLIIYEPQPDGAKLIAIVHGMRDPAAWLS
- a CDS encoding OmpA family protein — translated: MLVEFSRLWPWLLACFAIGAAAGALTRRAPENGIVARWLVWTALAFGVGVLVVRLGALDAAAPLVEGALAAYAALIIGAALGALARHRSIWAHEGWAVGLVAASLLWVGAVVIGQSDPDERRRFAAPTKSVGADMSPEPSPPATSPPADETATAGATISPVHAQGPSASTTAVSGGMTLADCKAALEQSSTPGELAFAKGSARLMSSSARALDKAAAVIRRCPEYATIEISGHVRGSAAKAPNDALAQRRAEAAMGYLEGQGVGGRRLVASHGEADQAENRALTFEVR